The proteins below are encoded in one region of Cololabis saira isolate AMF1-May2022 chromosome 11, fColSai1.1, whole genome shotgun sequence:
- the gmcl1 gene encoding germ cell-less protein-like 1 yields the protein MGSLGSSCQSPPEGPEEAGEGTSACHKQNCEFKKRKRNAQCDCERDDDDEEDDDDDALLDTPRRQKLKSTSKYIYQTLFLNGENSDICICALGEKWNLHKVYLCQSGYFSSMFSGSWKESNMVEINLEIPDQNIDTEALQVVFGSLYRDDVLIKPSRVINILAAASMLQLDGLIQQCGETMKENISAKTVCRYYASAGIYGLNSIMKKSLEWLLSNLMTHQNVDLMKEIGVEVMEKLIQSSDLFVMQVEMDVYSTLKKWMFLQLNPSWDGPIKQLLADAEAWLCKRRTDLCERNPFLNTDEGVPFRSVFKCLRLQYILNDLASARVLERDNILPSDWLTEMYKNQWITMLRTECENDNGPQESNKQEFELNSMRCGRKLSKDGDYCWRWTGFNFGFDQLVTYTNRFIVFKRNTLSQPFGGAVSLQPQRHLAYRLRLASFDSNGKLVCSRTTGYQLLSLEKDQECVVMNLDSRLLSFPLYVCCNFLYTSPPSDNRPDSSE from the exons ATGGGAAGTCTGGGCAGCAGTTGTCAGTCCCCTCCTGAGGGACCAGAGGAAGCTGGAGAGGGTACAAGTGCCTGCCATAAACAGAATTGCGAGTTTAAGAAGAGAAAGCGGAATGCACAGTGTGACTGTGAAAGGGACGATGACGACGAGGAGGACGACGACGATGATGCCCTGCTAGATACACCTCGCAGGCAA AAACTGAAAAGCACTTCAAAATACATTTATCAAACTTTGTTTCTGAATGGGGAAAACAGCGACATTTGCATTTGTGCTTTGGGAGAAAAGTGGAACCTACACAAAGTTTACCTGTGTCAG TCGGGGTATTTCTCCAGTATGTTCAGCGGCTCTTGGAAGGAGTCCAACATGGTGGAAATCAACTTGGAGATCCCAGATCAGAACATCGACACTGAAG CTCTTCAGGTCGTATTTGGATCCCTGTACCGTGACGATGTCTTGATCAAGCCTAGCAGGGTCATCAATATTCTTGCTGCTGCGTCCATGCTGCAGTTG GATGGCTTGATCCAGCAGTGCGGTGAAACCATGAAGGAAAACATCAGTGCGAAGACTGTTTGCAGATATTATGCTTCTGCCGGCATCTACGGCCTCAATTCAATCATGAAGAA AAGTCTTGAATGGCTTCTTAGCAACTTGATGACTCACCAAAATGTTGACTTGATGAAGGAAATTGG AGTTGAAGTGATGGAGAAACTCATTCAGTCATCTGACCTGTTTGTCATGCAAGTGGAGATGGATGTATACAGTACTCTGAAAAAG TGGATGTTTCTGCAGCTCAATCCATCATGGGACGGCCCAATCAAGCAGCTCTTGGCTGATGCCGAGGCCTGGCTTTGCAAACGCAGGACAG ATCTCTGTGAGAGAAACCCATTCTTGAACACAGACGAAGGTGTCCCTTTTCGCTCAGTGTTCAAGTGTCTGCGTCTCCAGTATATCCTCAACGATCTCGCGTCTGCACGCGTTCTGGAGAGAGACAACATTTTGCCTTCTG ATTGGCTGacggaaatgtacaaaaaccAGTGGATTACTATGCTTCGGACAGAATGTGAGAATGATAATGG ACCTCAGGAATCTAACAAACAGGAGTTTGAGCTGAACAGTATGAGATGTGGCAGGAAGCTGAGTAAAGATGGAGAT TACTGCTGGAGATGGACCGGCTTTAACTTTGGGTTTGACCAGCTGGTGACTTACACAAACCGCTTTATAGTCTTTAAGAGGAATACACTAAGTCAGCCATTTGGGGGCGCTGTGAGTCTACAACCTCAAAGACATCTGGCTTACAG GTTGCGTCTTGCCTCCTTCGATAGCAATGGAAAGCTGGTCTGCAGTCGcacaacgggttaccagcttctcagCCTAGAAAAGGACCAG GAGTGTGTGGTGATGAACTTGGACAGCCGGTTGTTATCATTCCCCCTCTACGTGTGCTGTAACTTCCTGTATACATCACCTCCCTCAGACAACCGTCCAGATTCCTCAGAATGA
- the ggcx gene encoding vitamin K-dependent gamma-carboxylase, whose amino-acid sequence MESRDALAGALVGSDGEEQTAKKDAAAPKTEETQTQSRMERIFGFRKEDLSSWQNLVTLLNRPTDPASLGIFRCLFGLLMAIDVTQERGLSHLDYKYLDGAPVCRFPLFNFLQPLPLDWMYLVYVVMFLGSLGIMLGCFYRLSCLMFISTYWYIFFLDKTAWNNHSYLYGLIGFQLTLMEGNRYWSVDGLRRPSIRNAHVPLWNYTLLRTQIFIVYFIAGIKKLDADWVEGYSMSYLAHHWLFDPFRVILPVELVNLLVVHGGGLILDLTAGYLLFFDTTRPYGIFFVSYFHCMNSQLFSIGMFSYTMLATSPIFCYPDWPRRFFARFPSFLSRILPLTAAGPQQSTSCVYRTERQESPAAASKLRFKHKLGAIFTILYIIEQFFMPYSHFITQGYNNWTNGLYGYSWDMMVHSRSHQHVKITYKDGKTGEIGYLNPGVFTQSRRWKDHGDMLKQYSTCLNSLLPRYNISDPEIYFDIWVSINERFQQRIFDPRVDIVKAEWSPFKPNPWLMPLLVDLSPWRTKFQEIESSLDNQTEIVFIADFPGLHLENFVSEDLGNTSIHVLQGHVNVEVVEEKSNYTLKPGEQIKVPAGAYHKVYTVSEVPSCYMYVYVNTTEAALQENFTKLLELQERVRNGTETEPLPPELQPLIAADDDEGAEVSATDPIVRLFLKRQRRIKEVKKRREAGVLERLERFAVKKYYTIRRGFLMTAIALRNLAVGLPPLEQLTREVTFANMKEPQAEANQDERLKDEVGHGEL is encoded by the exons ATGGAGTCGAGAGACGCATTAGCAG GTGCTCTTGTTGGCAGTGATGGAGAAGAACAAACTGCAAAGAAAGATGCAGCAGCTCCTAAAACAGAAGAAACACAGACCCAAAGCAGGATGGAGAGGATCTTTGGGTTCAGGAAGGAGGACCTGAGCTCCTGGCAGAACCTGGTGACCCTCCTGAACCGCCCCACTGACCCTGCATCTCTGGGCATCTTTCGCTGCTTGTTTG GTCTGCTCATGGCCATTGATGTCACACAGGAACGTGGTCTCAGTCACCTGGACTACAAGTATCTAGATGGGGCCCCGGTGTGCCGTTTTCCTCTCTTCAACTTCTTACAGCCACTGCCGCTGGACTGGATGTACCTGGTGTACGTGGTAATGTTCCTCG GTTCCCTGGGCATCATGCTTGGTTGCTTCTACCGCCTTTCTTGCCTTATGTTCATCTCGACATACTGGTACATTTTCTTTCTGGATAAAACAGCCTGGAACAATCACTCGTACCTCTACGGTCTCATTGGATTTCAGCTCACGCTCATGGAAGGCAACAGATACTG GTCAGTGGATGGACTACGAAGACCGTCTATAAGAAATGCTCACGTCCCTCTTTGGAATTACACCTTACTGAGGACGCAG ATATTTATAGTCTACTTCATTGCTGGAATCAAAAAGCTGGATGCTGATTGGGTGGAGGGATACTCAATGTCGTACCTGGCACATCACTGGCTTTTTGATCCTTTCAG AGTGATTCTCCCTGTGGAGTTAGTGAATCTGCTTGTAGTGCATGGAGGTGGACTTATTCTGGATCTGACAGCTGGGTATCTGCTGTTTTTTGACACCACACGACCTTACGGGATTTTCTTTGTCTCATACTTCCACTGCATGAACTCTCAGCTCTTCAGCATCG GGATGTTTTCCTACACGATGCTAGCCACCAGTCCTATCTTCTGCTATCCTGATTGGCCAAGGAGATTCTTTGCCCGTTTCCCATCATTCCTCAGCAGAATCCTGCCACTGACTGCAGCGGGGCCACAGCAAAGCACTTCCTGCGTTTACCGCACTGAACGGCAGGAGAGCCCGGCCGCTGCTTCCAAACTGAGATTCAAACACAAGCTGGGAGCCATTTTTACAATTCTCTACATAATTGAACAGTTTTTCATGCCATACTCCCACTTCATCACGCAG GGCTACAATAACTGGACCAATGGCCTGTATGGCTACTCGTGGGACATGATGGTTCACTCCCGCAGCCATCAGCACGTTAAGATCACCTACAAAGATGGAAAAACTGGTGAAATTGGATATCTGAACCCTGGG GTGTTCACGCAGAGCCGTCGCTGGAAAGATCATGGGGACATGCTGAAGCAGTATTCTACATGCCTCAACAGCTTGCTGCCACGCTACAACATCTCTGATCCTGAAATCTACTTTGATATCTGGGTGTCCATCAATGAGCGCTTCCAGCAAAG GATATTCGATCCTCGTGTGGACATCGTGAAGGCTGAGTGGTCGCCTTTCAAACCAAATCCGTGGCTGATGCCGCTGTTGGTGGACCTCTCACCCTGGAGGACCAAGTTCCAGGAGATTGAGAGCAGTTTAGACAATCAAACGGAGATCGTTTTCATTGCTGATTTCCCAG GTCTCCACTTGGAAAACTTTGTGAGTGAAGATCTAGGCAACACCAGTATCCACGTGTTACAGGGCCACGTGAATGTTGAGGTAGTGGAAGAGAAAAGTAACTACACGCTGAAGCCTGGCGAGCAGATAAAG GTGCCGGCTGGGGCTTACCATAAGGTCTACACTGTGTCCGAGGTCCCGTCTTGCTACATGTATGTCTACGTCAACACCACAGAAGCAGCGCTACAGGAAAACTTCACCAAGCTGTTGGAGCTGCAGGAGCGCGTTCGCAATGGGACAG AGACTGAGCCCCTTCCTCCAGAGCTGCAGCCTCTTATTGCTGCAGATGACGACGAAGGAGCCGAGGTCAGCGCCACCGACCCCATTGTGCGCTTGTTCCTGAAGAGGCAGCGCCGGATTAAGGAGGTGAAGAAACGCAGGGAGGCTGGGGTGCTGGAGCGACTGGAACGTTTCGCTGTGAAAAAGTACTATACAATACGGAGAGG ATTTTTGATGACCGCCATCGCGTTGCGAAACCTGGCCGTAGGCCTCCCTCCTCTTGAGCAACTGACAAGAGAAGTCACCTTTGCCAACATGAAAGAACCTCAAGCGGAAGCCAACCAGGATGAGAGGCTCAAAGATGAAGTCGGTCACGGAGAGCTTTAA